The DNA window CTTCTTCCGCGTGGTCCTGCCGCAGCTGCGGATCGCCATGACCGGCGGCGCCCTCCTGGTGTCGCTGCACCTTCTCGCCGAGTACGGCGCCTTCGCCATGATCCGGTTCGACACGTTCACCACGGCGATCATGGTGCAGTACCGCTCCACGTTCAACGGCACGGCCGGAAACATGCTGGCCAGCGTGCTCGTGTTCTTCTGCCTCATCCTGCTGCTGGCCGAGGTCCGGAGCCGGGGCAACGCGCGGTACGCGAGGGTGGGCTCGGGCGCCCAGGCCAAGGCGCTCAGGCTTCCGCTGCACGCCTACCAGCTCCCGGCCCAGCTCTTCCTGCTCGCGCTCACCGCCTTGGCGTTCGGGCTGCCGCTGGTCTTCGTCCTCCGCTGGATTGTCGCGGGCGGCGCGGACATCTGGACCGCCGACGAATTCGTCCCCGCCCTCGTGCAGACCCTCGGCTACGGCCTGGCCGGCGCCGTCGTCACCACCGTCGTCGCGTTCCCCATGGCGTATCTTGCCGTGCGGCACGCCGGCTGGTTCAGCAAGGCACTGGAGCTGTCCAACTACGTCACGAGTTCCATGCCCGGCATCGTGGTGGGCCTGGCCTTCGTCACCGTCAGCATCCGGCTGGTCCCCGGCGTGTACCAGACGTCAGGCGTCCTGATCGCGGCCTACGTGCTCCTGTTCCTGCCCCGGGCACTGGTGAACATCCGGGCCGGGCTGGCGCAGGCACCGAAGGAGCTGGACGAGGCGGCGCAGGTCCTGGGCAGCCCGCCGCTGCTGTCCTTCCTCCGCGTGACGCTCCGGCTGACCGCCCCGGCGGCGGCGGGCGGCGCGGCGCTGGTCTTCCTGGCCATCGCCAACGAGCTCACCGCAACGCTGCTTCTCTCCCCCAACGGCACGAGGACGCTCGCCACGGAATTTTGGAGCAAGAGCAGCGAAATCGACTACGCCGGCGCCGCTCCCTATGCCCTGCTGATGATCGTGATCTCGGCACCCATGACCTATTTGCTCTTCCAGCAGTCCAAGAAAGTAGCGGGACAGTGACCGAACAATCCCCGTCCAGGCTCCCGGTACCACGGGTCTCAGCCTCCGTGGCGCCCAGCACCAACAGCCACCTGGAGATCGATTCGGTCACCAAGGATTTCGGTTCCCAGGCCGTCCTCAAGGGCGTCAACCTGTCCGTGGCCAAGGGCGGGACCACCGCCATCGTGGGTCCCTCCGGTTCCGGCAAGACCACGCTGCTCCGGCTGATCGCCGGCTTCGAACACCCCGGCACCGGCACCATCCTGCTCAACGGCAGCCCGGTGGCGGGCAACGGCGTGTGGAAGCCGGCGCACAAGCGCCACGTCGGATACGTGGCCCAGGACGGCGCCCTGTTCCCGCACCTGACCGTGGGCCAGAACATCGCCTTCGGGCTCAGCGCCGCAAAGCTCGACGGCGGCCGGCGCGCGGTCGCTGCCCGCGTCAATGACCTGCTGGAAATGGTCTCCTGGACACCGCCATGGCCAAGCGGCTGTCTCTTATACACATCTAGATGTGTATAAGAGACAGGGGGCGCACTGGCCCGGGCGCTGGCCCGCGAGCCCGAGCTCATGCTCCTGGACGAGCCGTTTTCCGCCCTGGACGCGGGCCTGAGGGTCGCAACCCGCCGGGCCGTGGCCAAGGTCCTCAACGAGGCCGGCGTCACCACCATCCTGGTGACCCACGACCAGGCCGAAGCCCTGTCCTTCGCCGACCAGGTCGCGGTCATGCGCGGCGGCAAGCTGGCGCAGATCGGCAACCCGTTCGTCGTCTACACCCGCCCGGCGGACCGTGCCACTGCCGAATTCCTGGGCGACGCCGTGATCCTCGACGCCTGGATGGAAGGCTCCCTGGCCACATGCTCACTGGGCGGCATCCCGGTCCGGCGCCCGCCGGCACAGGGCCGCGTCCAGCTGATGCTCCGCCCCGAGCAGATCCGCATTTCCGAGGACGGGCCCATCCGCGGGGTGGTGGTGGACACCGACTACTTCGGCCCCGAGACCACCGTGCGGCTGAAGCTGGCCGTGCCGCCGCAGCTCGCCGGAGCCATGAAGGACCACCGCTACCCCGGCGGCGGCGAAGTGATCACCATCCGGCACTGGAACGCGTCCATCGCCCAGCCCGGCACCGAACTGTGCCTGCGCGTGGTGGGCGAAGCCGTGGCCTTCCCGATCGACGCCGACTGAGCCCTGCGCCGCTGATTGGGCACGCCGCTGGGCCCTGCGCCGCTGATTGAGCCTGTCGAAATCCCGGCCTCCAAGCGTCACGCGTAGGCTGGGCGCATGAGTGTTCAGCCGGGTCTTCACCGTCAGTACTGTTCAGTTGCCGCTCCTACCCAGCTGTGGCTGGACGCCGACGGCCGGCTCTCCGGAGGCCCCACGTTCACGGGGCTCCTGCACGGCGACACCCGGATGCTCTGCCGGGCGGCCGTCACCGTCAACGGCATGGAGCCGGAGCAGGTGTCGGTGGACCCGGCCCCGGGCGGCGTCCTGCGGGTTCGGGGACTCATCAGGGGGATCGCCGGGCACACGGCGGATCCCGCCGTCGAACTCCTGCAGACCTGGACCGTCACTCCCGGTGTGGTCCGGCACGCGCTGCGGATCAGTACGTCCCTCGAGGAGATCGACGTCGAACTCGGCTTCGAGCTCGACGCAGACTTCACCGACATGGCCGGCATCCGGCCTGTCTCTTATACACATCTAGATGTGTATAAGAGACACCCGTGGCGGATGACGCCGTGCTGCGCTGGCACGACGACGGCCGGAACCTCACCGTCTCGGCCCCCGGCAGCACGGGGCCGGGCCGGCAGCTGCTGTGGCGCGGCACCGCGGGCCGCGGACGGCCCTACGAGGCCGAATGGCAAGCCGTGCTGGATGACCACGGCGGCGCCGTGGTGGCCGCCGCGCCTTCCTCGCTCACGTTTCCGGCCCACGCTGTGCCTTCCGGTCCGCTGCAGTCGCTCCTCGAAAATTCGCTGGACGAGCTGGACGGCCTGCGCCTTGCCACCCGCCAGCTGCCCGACGCCCCTTCATCGCCGCCGGCGCACCGTGGTACTTCACGCTGTTCGGCCGGGACTCGCTGTGGGCCGCCCGCATGCTGCTGCCGCTCGACGCCGCGCTGGCGGCGGGCACGCCCGCGCCCTGGCGGAATTCCAGGGCACCACGTCGGATCCGGAGGCAGCGGAGGAACCCGGCAAGATCCTGCACGAGCTGCGCTCCAAGGAACTCGTACTGGAGAGCGAGGGGCTCCGCCTCCCTCCCTGTCTCTTATACACATCTAGATGTGTATAAGAGACAGCTTCTGTGGCTGTGCCTTCTGTCCGAGCTGTGGCACACGGGCAAGGCCGACGACGCCGTCCGAGCCCTGCTGCCGAACGCCCGCCAGGCCGCGGCGTGGCTGCTCTCGGCCGCCAACCCCGGCGGAGCGGCGGGAAGCTCCGGTTTCCTGACGTACCAGGACCCCACCGGCCATGGCCTGAGCAACCAGGGCTGGAAGGACTCGGCGGATGCCATGCAGTTCCGCGACGGACGGCTGGCCGACGGACCCATCGCCCTCGCGGAAGTGCAGGCCTACGCCTACCAGGCCGCCCTGGCCACGGCGGAGCTCTTGGACGCCACCGACGCGGACGCAGGGGGCTCCACCGCCGGTGACCTGCGGGACTTCGCCGCCGCCCTGCAGCAGCGGTTCCGCGAGCGCTTCTGGGTGGAAGACGCCGCCGGCAGTTTTCCGGCCATGGCGCTGGACGGCGGCGGCGTGCCGCTGGACATCCCGGGATCCAACATGGGCCACCTCCTCGGCACGGGCATCCTGTCCCCGGAGGAGGCGCGCCTCGTGGCGGCGCGGCTGCTCAGCCCGGAGTTGTTCACCGGTTACGGCATCCACACACTGTCCAACCGGGCGGCCGGCTTCTGGCCCTACAGCTACCACTGCGGCTCGGTGTGGAGCCACGACACCGCCATCGCCATCCGCGGGCTCCTCGCCGACGGTTTCACGGCAGAGGCCCGCACGCTCGCGGACGGGCTGCTGACGGCCTCGGAGTCCTTCGGGCACCGCCTGCCGGAGCTGTTCGCCGGCGCACCCGCGTCCCAATCCGGCCACGCGGTGCCCTACCCGGCATCGTGCCATCCGCAGGCGTGGTCCTCGGCCTCGGCCGTGGTGGTGGCCCAGGCCCTCGGCGCGCTGGCCTGACGGAACCGCCGCACCCGCGCTACCTGGCGGTGGCCAGCGGCGTGTACTTGAAGGACTTCAGGGTGACGTTGCCACCGGTGGTGGCAATCTTGAGCGTGTGCTGTCCCTCCCGGGGGAACACCAAGGAGGTCAGGGTCTGCTCGCCGCCGTTGACGAACACCTCAACCGAGGAATAGTCCACGAACACGGTCAGCTCCACGCTCCCCCGGCCGGCGGCGGTTGAGCCGCGGGGCGGACTGTGGGCGGTTCTCCGGTCCATGAAGACCGGGCCCAGCGCCTCCGCACCGGGCACCACCGCGGCCCTGGACAGCGACGCCGTGCCCTCCGCGAAGTTGTACCCGATCGTGGCGAAGTCCGCCGAGCCGCTGCCCAGCTTCAGGAGTGCCTCCGTGCCGTCGTCGGCCTGCGTCCTTTCGAGGGTGACGTCCAGCCGGTAGGCACCGCTGCCGGGGACGGGAAGGTCCCCTGCGCCGCCGGGAGTGACGGGCCTGCTGCCCGCTGTCGTGGCGGCGCCTTCCAGGGTTGCCATGGCGCCGGTAGGCGCGGACACGAGGGAGGGTCTGCCCTGGACGGTCTTGAGGCGGATGTCCCGCACGATCGAGTCGGCGCCGCCCTGCCAGTCGGTGGTCGGCAGCTGGCGGGCGTACGTCCAGTTGTTCATCCAGCCGATGGCGTGCCGGGAGGCCGTCCGTTGGTTGTCCGGAAGGCGGGGATCATCCCAGGTGACGGCAGCGTAGAAGTCGGATCCGGCGTCGAGCCACTGATGCTTCCCGTCAGCCGGCGTGAACGTGGTCCCGTCCCAGGTTCCGGTCCAGTACGCCACGCCCGTGGTCCGCCCCTCGCCGGATCCGTTGGCGCTCGCGGCCAGGACCCAGGTGCGCTTGGCGGGGTCGCCGTCGACGTCCAGCTGGAAAAGATCCGGGCATTCGAGGATGCCCAGGCCCTTGCGCTCAAAGCCGGAGGCGTAGCGCCAGTCCTTCAGGTCGCGCGAGGTGTACAGGCCGATTTTCCCGCCTTCGGCCAGGGCCATGACCCACTGGCCCCTGGCCTCGTCGCGGATGATTTTCGGGTCGCGCCAGTGTTCCTTGCCCGGGTTGTCCATCACGGGATTCCGGTCATACGGCTTGAACGTGTAGCCCTTGTCCGTGGAGTAATACAGGGACTGGCGCTGAATGCCCTTGTCCTGCTGCGTCATCACCGCCACCACTGCGCCTTTGCCGAACCCTGCCGTGTTGTCCTGGTCCACCACGGCGCTGCCTGTTTCGATGTCGCCCAGGCCGTTCTTGAACTTCTCGATGGCCACGCCCTCGTCCTTCCAGTGCACCAGATCGGTGCTGGTGACGTGGTACCACTCGGTGCCGTTACCCTCCGGGTGGTCGGCGTTGTAAAGGTAGTAGTAGTGCCACACCCCGTCCAGCATGAACGGCCGCTGTGGATCGTTCATCCATTCCTTCGCGGGGGTCAGGTGGTAGCCGGGGCGGAACTGGGAGGCCCCCTCCGGCCTGGCGAACGACTGCTGGGCGGGCGCCGGCGGCGGCCCGGACGGCGGGGCCCCCGCCCCGCCCTATACACATCTAGATGTGTATAAGAGACAGGCCCTGCCCCTGCCCTGGCCCGGAGCCGGCCAGGCCGACCGCAACCGTGACAGCCAGCACCAGCGTGAGTGCCGCCGCCACCGCAATCCCGGTGGCACGCGGGCTGAGCCTGCGTAGGGAAAACCTCTGCATGTCCGCCGATCGTGTTGGGAGTGGCATCAATTTTACCGCGCCGCAGCAGTCTCTTCCGGTTCGCTGTCAGGCCCCCGCCCGGTCCGCAGGGCGTTTCTTCTGCGGATACGGCGTCTCGCCCCGCGCCAGCATCTCCACGAAGCCCGCAATTTTGCGTTCCCGGGTGGATGCCTGCTTCACCGAGTTGGTGCGGTAGATCAGGGCGTAGCGGTTGACGGACGTCAGGACGTCGAACATGGCCTGGGCCTCCGGGACGGCCGCAATCGCGGCGGCAAGATCGGCCGGGACTTCCGCCGTCGCCTGCCCCGAATACGCGGCTTCCCAGCGGCCGTCCGCCTTGGCGGCTTCGACGGCGGTCCGGCCCGCCGCGGTCATCCTGCCCGCGGCTTCGAGTTTCTCGATGCGGTCCACGTTCCGTGCGGACCAGACGCTCTTTGGCCCGCGGCGCGTCATCCGCTGGAACGAGCTGTCGTCGTCGCGCCGCCTGCCCTGACCGTCGATCCAGCCGAAGCAGAGTGCTTCATTGAGGGCAGCTTCGTAGTCCAGTTCCGTGGTGCTGCCGCCCTTCTTGTGCAGCACCAGCCACACGCCCGGACTGGTGTCATGGTGCTGTTCGAGCCACGTGCGCCATTCAGCAGCATCCTTGACCAGGAGTTCGTCGAGTTCAACAGCCATGCGCCTATTCTGCCCCCGGTGCCGGACGAATCAAGTCGTGGCATCATGGCCATGACGGCGCTTTCCGAATCCGAGGAGACCCCATGCTGCGTGCCCGCCCCGTTCATTTCACCTCCCGGATGGAACCGTGGGAGCGGCTCCTCACGGACCTGGGCATGGTCAAGACCTTGGACGACGACTCCTGGAAAGAGTTCGACGCCTGGTCAGGCCGGCTGGCGCTCCAGCACACCCCGGCCGGCACCGCGGAGGACGGCATCACCTCCTTCGGGGTGGAAGTGGGCGACCCCGAGGAGTTCGCCCGGCGCACCAACCTGGCGGGCGCGGAAACGGGGACCACGCCTGCCGAGCTCGTACCGCCGGACATCGGCGATTCCTGCCGGATCACCGGGGTGGACGGCTTCAGCTTCCTGGCGGACAAGGCCGCCCACAACGTCCAGTGTGCCGGCGCCGACCCGGCGCTGAAGGTGGTGGCGGTCTGGTTCACCGAGGATGCCGCGGCGGCGGCCGGTACGCTGCGGAGCATCGGCGCCCGGTTCCGCCCCGTGCCCGACGACGACGAAACGGCCGACTTCACCGCCAAGAACGGCGGGGTGCTGATGGTGCGTCCGGGTTCCGGACCGGCGCGGTCCGGCTTCGGTTTTGAGTACGACGGCGATCTGGACGCCTTGCGTGAGCGGCTCACCGCCGCAGGGCACCAGGTCACGATGACGGAGGAGGCGTTCGGACGCACCCTTCACGTGGACAATCCGGATGCGGCCGGAAATGCCGCCCCCGGTTCCCACGTGCCGCCCACGCTGTGGGTGTCAGCCAGGCGTCCGGTGTAGCTCCGCGGTTCGAGGCGTGAGATCTCGGCACTTAGCTTGTGCCTAAGCGCCGGGATCTCACGCCTCGGTGACGGGCGTGCTGGTGGTGGACATGTCCGGGGACCACCTGCATGCCCCGGTCGGCGCTGTAAGCCATCCGCTAAGAGCTGAGATCTCACGCATCGGCGGCCGGACGTGTGGGGATGGGGTAGAACTTAACCATGAACGTGCGCACCCCCGACCCCAATCCCGGCTGGCTGTCCGACGAAGACCTGTTCGAGGCCCGCGGAAGGCTTCCCATGGTCTATGTGGAAGCCGTGCCGGTCCGGCTCGATCCGCTCGGGTTTGTGAATGAGGTGGGCACGCTCCTCCAGGCGGACGAGGACGGCACCATGGTCCGGTCCCTGGTCTCCGGCCGCGTGCTCTACCGCGAGACCATCCGCGCGGCCCTGCTGCGCCACATGGAGAAGGACCTCGGCCCGCTGGCCTTCCCGCAGCTGCCCGTGAGCCCCGTGCCGTTCACCGTTGCCGAATACTTTCCCGCGCCGTCGCACACCGGTTTCACCGACGACCGCCAGCACGCGGTTTCGCTGGCCTACATCATCCCTGTGACCGGCGAATGCGAGCCGCGCCAGGACGCCCTGGAGCTGACTTGGATGACCCCGCAGGAAGTGCTCAGCGAGGGTGTCCAGCTGGAATTCAGCGGCGGCCGCGGGGCGCTGGTCCGGCAGGCCCTGGCTTACGCCGGCGTAGGCAGCTGACGCCCGGGCGTCCGCGCCTCCCCGACTTCGCACTCGCTCCTTTGTAGACTGTTGGGCGGACCGCAAGAGAACTTAAGGACTCCCGATGACCCACCCACCAGCTGCCCAGAACTTCCGCGAACAGCAGGCTGGATCTCTGCAGGCGGGCGACCACCTTCTCCTGCCGGACGGCGAACGGTCCGCGGAAATTTATTCCGTGGAAATCGAAAACGACGATTTTGGCACTCCTGCGATCGTTCTCGCAA is part of the Arthrobacter sp. KBS0703 genome and encodes:
- a CDS encoding glycoside hydrolase family 32 protein, with protein sequence MNDPQRPFMLDGVWHYYYLYNADHPEGNGTEWYHVTSTDLVHWKDEGVAIEKFKNGLGDIETGSAVVDQDNTAGFGKGAVVAVMTQQDKGIQRQSLYYSTDKGYTFKPYDRNPVMDNPGKEHWRDPKIIRDEARGQWVMALAEGGKIGLYTSRDLKDWRYASGFERKGLGILECPDLFQLDVDGDPAKRTWVLAASANGSGEGRTTGVAYWTGTWDGTTFTPADGKHQWLDAGSDFYAAVTWDDPRLPDNQRTASRHAIGWMNNWTYARQLPTTDWQGGADSIVRDIRLKTVQGRPSLVSAPTGAMATLEGAATTAGSRPVTPGGAGDLPVPGSGAYRLDVTLERTQADDGTEALLKLGSGSADFATIGYNFAEGTASLSRAAVVPGAEALGPVFMDRRTAHSPPRGSTAAGRGSVELTVFVDYSSVEVFVNGGEQTLTSLVFPREGQHTLKIATTGGNVTLKSFKYTPLATAR
- a CDS encoding iron ABC transporter permease → MITDPSAPEISGSTTTAGRGKRPRPPFGVSAVAVLAVLIALFSLVPLGYVAFMTAATGWDTAAALIFRPRVGELLLNTVLLITITVPLCLVLGVGGAWLVERTTLRGHKIWAVLLAAPLAIPAFVNSYAWVSAVPSLEGLSSGVLIATLSYFPLVYIPAAATLSRLDPAVEQSAASLGLGAWRSFFRVVLPQLRIAMTGGALLVSLHLLAEYGAFAMIRFDTFTTAIMVQYRSTFNGTAGNMLASVLVFFCLILLLAEVRSRGNARYARVGSGAQAKALRLPLHAYQLPAQLFLLALTALAFGLPLVFVLRWIVAGGADIWTADEFVPALVQTLGYGLAGAVVTTVVAFPMAYLAVRHAGWFSKALELSNYVTSSMPGIVVGLAFVTVSIRLVPGVYQTSGVLIAAYVLLFLPRALVNIRAGLAQAPKELDEAAQVLGSPPLLSFLRVTLRLTAPAAAGGAALVFLAIANELTATLLLSPNGTRTLATEFWSKSSEIDYAGAAPYALLMIVISAPMTYLLFQQSKKVAGQ
- a CDS encoding glycogen debranching N-terminal domain-containing protein; the encoded protein is MSVQPGLHRQYCSVAAPTQLWLDADGRLSGGPTFTGLLHGDTRMLCRAAVTVNGMEPEQVSVDPAPGGVLRVRGLIRGIAGHTADPAVELLQTWTVTPGVVRHALRISTSLEEIDVELGFELDADFTDMAGIRPVSYTHLDVYKRHPWRMTPCCAGTTTAGTSPSRPPAARGRAGSCCGAAPRAADGPTRPNGKPCWMTTAAPWWPPRLPRSRFRPTLCLPVRCSRSSKIRWTSWTACALPPASCPTPLHRRRRTVVLHAVRPGLAVGRPHAAAARRRAGGGHARALAEFQGTTSDPEAAEEPGKILHELRSKELVLESEGLRLPPCLLYTSRCV
- a CDS encoding YdeI family protein, coding for MAVELDELLVKDAAEWRTWLEQHHDTSPGVWLVLHKKGGSTTELDYEAALNEALCFGWIDGQGRRRDDDSSFQRMTRRGPKSVWSARNVDRIEKLEAAGRMTAAGRTAVEAAKADGRWEAAYSGQATAEVPADLAAAIAAVPEAQAMFDVLTSVNRYALIYRTNSVKQASTRERKIAGFVEMLARGETPYPQKKRPADRAGA
- a CDS encoding VOC family protein; its protein translation is MLRARPVHFTSRMEPWERLLTDLGMVKTLDDDSWKEFDAWSGRLALQHTPAGTAEDGITSFGVEVGDPEEFARRTNLAGAETGTTPAELVPPDIGDSCRITGVDGFSFLADKAAHNVQCAGADPALKVVAVWFTEDAAAAAGTLRSIGARFRPVPDDDETADFTAKNGGVLMVRPGSGPARSGFGFEYDGDLDALRERLTAAGHQVTMTEEAFGRTLHVDNPDAAGNAAPGSHVPPTLWVSARRPV
- a CDS encoding amylo-alpha-1,6-glucosidase — encoded protein: MYKRQLLWLCLLSELWHTGKADDAVRALLPNARQAAAWLLSAANPGGAAGSSGFLTYQDPTGHGLSNQGWKDSADAMQFRDGRLADGPIALAEVQAYAYQAALATAELLDATDADAGGSTAGDLRDFAAALQQRFRERFWVEDAAGSFPAMALDGGGVPLDIPGSNMGHLLGTGILSPEEARLVAARLLSPELFTGYGIHTLSNRAAGFWPYSYHCGSVWSHDTAIAIRGLLADGFTAEARTLADGLLTASESFGHRLPELFAGAPASQSGHAVPYPASCHPQAWSSASAVVVAQALGALA
- a CDS encoding NUDIX hydrolase family protein — encoded protein: MNVRTPDPNPGWLSDEDLFEARGRLPMVYVEAVPVRLDPLGFVNEVGTLLQADEDGTMVRSLVSGRVLYRETIRAALLRHMEKDLGPLAFPQLPVSPVPFTVAEYFPAPSHTGFTDDRQHAVSLAYIIPVTGECEPRQDALELTWMTPQEVLSEGVQLEFSGGRGALVRQALAYAGVGS